The Nocardia vinacea genome contains the following window.
GGGAGCGTGAGGTTGCCCGTCGACTGGAGTTGGCGCTCGATGTGACCAGAGACGATCGCCGAACGAAGCTATCGGTTGTCGGGGCCGAGCGTCACAGTGAGCTCGAAGACGCTGTCGCATCCGGTCGGCAAAATTCTTCGTGCGCTGAAAGTTCGAGTGCCACAGTCACATCGAGGTGAGGACACTTGTCTGTGTCCAGGAAACCTTGAAGGACAAGGTAAGTGCCCCGACTGCGGGCGACTTGGCGCGCTGGCGCTGGACCACCCTCTGTATTCGTTCGGCGCCGTGCGGATGGTGGCGACCAATCCGCTTTTGCGTCATCGTTACGGCGATAACAGCCTGAAGCCCTGTGTCCGGGGGATTGGAGACGGCGGGCCCTATCCGGCTAGCTCGTGAGTGAGTTCCTCGGATGATCCAGCAGAGCCTGCCGGGCTGGTTCCCATGGGAAGAGCGGGATCTGGCTAACGCCGTTCCCTGGCTCGTGGGGCTGCTTGGTCACCATGGTTACGCCCCATCCGGACAACTTCCCGATCGCGTCCTGGATTGTGGGAAAGCCGAGGTGAGCGCGATTGGAGAACGGCACAGCAACGACGGGCAGACCCTTGCCGACAGCCTCTACGAGCAGGCCGAGTACGAGGGTGTCGGAAATTCCAGCCGCCCATTTGGCCAACGAATTGGCGGTAATCGGTGCCGCGATTATGGCATCAGCGGGTGGGAGCACGTCGGGCGTGCCGGGGTCTTTGTATTGGCTGCGCACGGTGTGTCCCGTCTTCGCGGCCAGGGCGTCGGCGTCGATGAATCGAAGCCCGTAGGGGGATGCGATGACGCATACATCCCACCCGTCGGCTTGGGCCAACTCGATTAGCGTGCCCACCTCGTGAGCGGCCGGCGATCCGGTGACGATGGCATACAGGACGGGCTTTCCCTCGTCGTTCATCGCTTCATCGTGTCAGCCTGCCCGCAATGGCGGCTGCGTGCTGGGTTGCTATGGCTGGAACGGCGCCGACGCGTTGAGCAAGGCGGCCCAGGTCGTCGGTTGTCAGGTCGCGGCGGGACCTACCCGTCATGTGCCCGACCAGCTCGCGGACGATGTTTATGCTTGGAACATGCTGCGGTGCAACATGTTCTGCGCGCAGTGGTGCATTCGGGGAATGCGGATAGTCGCGTTGTAGTGCGTGTGCCCGTCCGGCTTCGACAAGGTACTGCGCCGTGCGGCCAGCCGCCGGAAGCTTCTCCGGCCCTAGGGACAGCGCCAATTCGAGAACCTGGCCAGGTTCTCGCTGTTCCATCGCCGCGGACATGTGCCACATCTGGACGTTCGCGGGTCCGAATGTGGGATTGCGCAGGATTGATTTCCCCGGCTCGGCATCGGCGAGTCGGTCCGCTTGCTCGCCGGCCTCGTCCAAGTGTGGCCGAGGGTCGTCGCCAAATGCCGCAGGGACGAGCGAGGCCTGCCTGCGTGACGACGAGTCCGACACCGGCGAACAACCCAGGACTCCCAACAGCACCCCGTTGGCTCGCCCTCCGATTCCTGTCCGCGATGATGATGATCGCGCGCTTCCAATCGACACTCGAGCTCGCCGATCCGCCCGGTGTCGGCGCAGACGAGTGCGTTGGGTGTGGGCTGCGTCTTCGCGACATGATGAGCGGGAGACAGTACGCGTAGGTCTCCCTCCGGTTGCGTGCCGCCACACGCCTGAGATTGGACGGGCCCGCCATGACCAAATCCACGCCTCTCTGGGGGTTCATGTCGGGAGGGGGACACATGCGCTAACCACACGAATCGACCTGCGGAAACGTTGAAACGGGTGCGTCCTCGCCAGAGGTCGTTGATCTCCACCGCGAGACCAGTGGTGGATTGGTGGACTCTTCGCATGAATCATGGAGGTTACCAACGGTATTCAATCGAGGCCGACAGGTGCGTCTCGGCTTAGTGACAGACACTCACCTCCCACGTCATTAGGGGAAGTTGATCAAGATGACGGGTCGCCGTCGCCATCGTCGATCAGGATCCACCCAGTATTGGATAGTCCGAGAACTAGGGCGTGGCCAGCGAGCACCCGTGCCACCACCCGGATCGCATCCAGCGCAGTGCGATCGGCGCATAATGCCGTTTGGGCGCCGAGTCAACGCCATCTTCCGCTCCACGAGTTAATGTTTCGGGGAGGACTACAAGGTCGACGAGGGGGAGCCGGTGAAGTCATCACCAGTCACGTATCTGTACTGGTCGGATCGACGGATCCGCAATGTCGCGGGTGATTGCGGGATCAAGATCGAGCGCCGCGGGGACATGACCGTGAAGTCGCCTCGGGTCCCCGGTGTCCCGCAGGTGGAATGGAAACAGCGCGATCCCGCGCTATCGCGCGGCGCTATCTCGGAAAAGATCGAGCGGGGGGTGCGCGGAGACGTGCTCACCGATTTCCGGCCTCGGTCGATCGGCAGATTCGCCAAGGGGATCGGCTCGATATTCTTCAGCGAACTGACCCAGGGCCTCGAAGTGACGATGATCAGCGCGGGCACCGAAGCCCGTACGCCACAGGGGGAACCCGTCGCCATCTGCATGTTCGGCAGTTTCGAGAACCTCACCGAGGTGCTGACCGACGGCGAGGTCCCGCGCGTTGGATGGTCGTCATCCTCGCTGCGCCACGTAGTGAAGTTCATCGAAACCGAACTATTGGAACCGAACGAATGCTATGGAACCGATGCGGGACTGGCGTATTCGGCCGCGCAAATCGTGTTCGAGAACGGCGGCGACGACGGCTATCCCTGGCGTCGCAGCTTCACCTACGGCCACTTGCGCGACGTCGGCGAGTGGTTCATGGAGGTGTTTCTCGATATCTCGATAGCGCCCGATGAGGTTCCATCCCAATACAACTCGCTATCGCGCTTCCGCCGCATCATCGTCGGCGCACCGCTGTGGATTCGGACACCCAGCGCGAAGGCCCTGCGGGTCTACAACCGGTGCCAACTCGAGGAACTGGACGCCGAAGCGAGACGAACTCCCGGCCTATGGTGACGAATTCACTGCCGCGCCCACGCGATACGACGCATCGAGCGTTTTAGGCGGCCGACGAACCGCTGCAAAGCGTGCGGGGGCAGCCCTGATTCATCGTCCACGGACACGGTCTCCTCAGGGAGGTCTGTGCTGGGAATCGGGCGATGACGGGGTATACGCAACATCCGTGCACCCTCCTCGTGCACGAGATCGGAGGTGTAATCGCGCACGTGCCAGCGCCGGACCGGACCTCCGGCGAGCGTCTCCAACTCCTCGTGCGTACAGGGGCCGAGCCGGAATCCGGACAGTGCGTCAGGATCCGTGAAGCTGCTGATCCAGCACATATCACGCTCGCTACCGGACTCCCGCGAATACCCGAACTGACCGGCGGCGTCGTAGGTGGCCCAGATGATCCGATCGGACGCGATGTCGCCGAGCAGCTTGTGGCTCACTATCTTCGCCACCTCGTCGATCCCGTTGGTCAGGCTGGTCGAACGATTGTCGGTGAGGTCGCCGAGCACCACGAGGCGGGTCTCCACGGTTGGCGCGTAGACGCGCACGTGATAGCGGCCCGGTCCATGTGTCCGAGGCAACGCGTAGACGAGCACAGCCTGCTCGATCAGGGTCGGACCGTCGAAGGTGCCGGCGCAGACGGTCGCCGCCTCGTTGTGGATCTGCCCGACGAGGCCCTGAATATCCGCCGAGAGGCTCGCTACATCCTCCTCGAGGATCGTTCGCAATCGCTCGACCTTGTCCGCGAGCTGCTCTGCCACACCGGCACTCTCGTCCCGCGCGGTTTCGATCAACCGGCCGGTCGCCAGCCCGCGACCGAGTGCGGCGCCGCTGTCGGTGACGAGTTCGGCTGCCGCGGCGGCAAGCCGGGTGACCTCGCTGAACAGCTCGGCGGCGAACAACGGTTCGGCGAGCCCGCGGCCTTCCAAATGACGGTGGTATCGCGGCCTTTCGAGATAGGCCATCCTGGACGCCGAGTATCGAATGCCGCTGTCGTGTGTCCCGGTGAGAGCCTTGCCCACGCGGGCCGTCGCGTCCTCATCGAGCAGTTCCGTGAGCTCGAGCACGGGCAACTCGTGCAGAATTACCGGCTCCGAGCCATCGTTCGAATCCCAGGATGAACGGACATGCAGGTGCACCATCGCCACCTGAGCCGCGGTGTCCTGCACCTCGATCCAGCGGCGCAGCGCGCGCAACAGTCTGTCACTGTAGGTTTCCTCGGTCTCAACCATCAATAGCCCCGGGGTCGGTCTCGGCATCGAATACCATACTGTACGAGAAACTTTCGTATGCCTGCCGGTGCCGGCGGCGCTCGATCTCACGCAAGC
Protein-coding sequences here:
- a CDS encoding flavoprotein; its protein translation is MNDEGKPVLYAIVTGSPAAHEVGTLIELAQADGWDVCVIASPYGLRFIDADALAAKTGHTVRSQYKDPGTPDVLPPADAIIAAPITANSLAKWAAGISDTLVLGLLVEAVGKGLPVVAVPFSNRAHLGFPTIQDAIGKLSGWGVTMVTKQPHEPGNGVSQIPLFPWEPARQALLDHPRNSLTS